Proteins encoded by one window of Bactrocera oleae isolate idBacOlea1 chromosome 4, idBacOlea1, whole genome shotgun sequence:
- the LOC106615988 gene encoding enoyl-CoA hydratase domain-containing protein 3, mitochondrial, translated as MLRMIFTTLAKSSNSTATAATASLQAGSFRKQSTIIKQNDGVREIVLNDPRARNTLSCEVMSLILDGITKDVHDESLRCIVISSTGPVWSAGHNLKEISASSDKGHAIFSQLVDIILNIYKSPVPIIAKVNGMATAAGLQLAASCDMVVASDRASFAASGVNIGIFCTTPGIAISRVMPRMKSSYLLFTGFPINAQDALTAGLASVVVPEAQLDAETDKITQSIKEKPRAILAMGKAFYYKQLGLSVKDAYDQGTDVMVKNIGMEDAQEGLRSFVEKRKPNFTKK; from the exons atgttgcgaatgaTATTTACAACGTTAGCGAAG aGCTCAAATTCAACAGCAACCGCTGCGACGGCTTCATTGCAAGCTGGAAGCTTTCGGAAACAAAGtacaataattaaacaaaacgaTGGCGTACGCGAAATCGTTCTGAATGATCCAAGAGCACGCAATACACTCTCCTGCGAGGTAATGTCATTGATATTGGACGGCATTACAAAAGATGTGCATGACGAGAGTTTGCGTTGTATTGTCATTAGTTCTACCGGCCCAGTGTGGTCAGCGGGACATAATTTGAAGGAAATC TCAGCATCTAGCGATAAGGGTCATGCGATCTTCAGTCAACTTGTTGATATTATTTTGAACATTTATAAATCACCCGTGCCAATAATAGCGAAAGTAAATGGCATGGCTACTGCTGCAGGCCTACAGCTGGCTGCTTCGTGTGACATGGTAGTGGCATCGGATAGAGCTAGCTTTGCAGCTTCAGG TGTTAACATTGGTATATTCTGCACTACACCGGGTATTGCCATATCACGTGTTATGCCACGGATGAAATCCTCTTACTTGCTATTCACTGGTTTTCCCATCAACGCACAGGACGCGCTAACGGCAG GTTTGGCTAGCGTTGTGGTGCCGGAAGCACAATTAGATGCTGAAACAGACAAAATAACTCAATCGATAAAGGAGAAACCACGCGCTATATTAGCCATGGGTAAAGCATTCTACTATAAGCAATTGGGCTTGAGTGTCAAGGATGCTTACGATCAAGGCACAGAC GTAATGGTTAAAAATATCGGTATGGAAGATGCGCAGGAGGGTTTAAGGAGCTTCGTAGAGAAGCGCAAACCAAATTTCACAAAGAAGTAA
- the Sply gene encoding sphingosine-1-phosphate lyase encodes MKPIQVGDYTKPITSGLNRAFGNKEPWQVAAITATTVLSTVWLWTFINQDESIIVRCKRQFFRLAKKLPAVRRKIDAEISKAKRDFEGEISKSCTDLSWSLELPANGLSRVEILQLVDKHLNIGHYSWREGRVSGAVYGFKEDLVELITEVYGKTSYTNPLHPDIFPGVCKMEAEVVRMTCTLFHGDANSCGTMTTGGTESILMACKAYRDYARETRNVQRPNMVVPRTVHAAFDKAAQYFKIHIIYVDVDPKTLEVDVQAVKRAINSNTILLVGSAPNFPYGTIDDIEAIAALGVKYNIPVHVDACLGSFIVALIREAGYKIKPFDFGINGVTSISADTHKYGFAPKGSSIILYSDQKYLNHQFTVTTDWPGGVYGSPTVNGSRAGGIIAACWATMMSFGHEGYLEATKRIVDTSRYIEAAIRKVDGVFVFGKPATTVIAIGSNVFDIFRLSDALCKLGWSLNALQFPSGIHICVTDMHTQPGVADKFINDFKACVAEIMKDPGQPVEGKMAIYGVAQAIPDRSVVGDVARAFLNSMYFTPARN; translated from the exons ATGAAACCAATCCAGGTTGGTGACTACACAAAACCAATAACAAGTGGACTGAATCGGGCATTCGGCAATAAAGAACCATGGCAAGTAGCAGCCATTACAGCGACAACAGTGTTGAGCACTGTGTGGCTATGGACATTCATCAATCAGGATGAGA GCATAATCGTACGTTGCAAACGGCAATTTTTCCGCTTGGCCAAGAAACTGCCTGCCGTGCGTCGCAAAATCGATGCCGAAATCTCAAAGGCCAAGCGGGATTTCGAGGGTGAAATAAGTAAAAGCTGCACCGATCTCAGTTGGTCGCTAGAATTACCGGCTAATGGGCTGAGCCGCGTAGAAATTCTACAACTAGTagataaacatttaaatatcgGACACTATAGTTGGCGTGAGGGACGCGTTTCGGGTGCCGTGTACGGTTTCAAAGAAGACTTAGTTGAACTGATAACCGAAGTATATGGCAAAACATCATATACGAATCCATTGCATCCCGACATCTTCCCCGGCGTTTGCAAAATGGAAGCAGAAGTGGTGCGCATGACGTGTACGCTTTTCCATGGCGATGCAAATAGTTGCGGCACG ATGACCACCGGCGGCACCGAATCCATATTGATGGCATGCAAAGCATATCGTGATTATGCGCGTGAAACGCGTAATGTGCAGCGTCCAAACATGGTTGTGCCGAGAACAGTGCATGCGGCGTTCGACAAGGCAGCTCAGTActtcaaaatacatataatttatgtaGATGTGGACCCGAAAACGTTGGAAGTGGACGTGCAGGCAGTCAAGCGTGCAATTAACTCCAATACGATACTG ctgGTTGGTTCAGCGCCGAATTTTCCTTACGGCACCATCGATGATATTGAAGCTATTGCCGCTTTGGgcgtcaaatataatataccggTGCATGTGGATGCTTGTCTGGGTAGTTTTATTGTTGCGCTAATCAGAGAAGCTGGCTATAAAATCAAGCCATTCGACTTTGGCATCAATGGCGTCACCAGTATTTCAGCTGATACCCACAAG TACGGTTTTGCACCTAAAGGTTCCTCCATCATTCTCTACTCCGATCAGAAGTATCTGAATCATCAATTTACCGTAACCACCGATTGGCCTGGCGGCGTGTATGGCTCACCCACCGTGAATGGCTCGCGTGCAGGTGGCATTATTGCCGCTTGTTGGGCAACTATGATGAGTTTCGGCCACGAAGGTTATCTGGAGGCAACCAAACGTATTGTGGACACATCGCGCTACATTGAGGCGgc CATACGTAAAGTAGATGGTGTCTTCGTTTTTGGCAAGCCCGCTACAACCGTTATCGCTATTGGCTCTAATGTCTTCGATATTTTCCGTCTGTCGGATGCGCTATGCAAGCTGGGTTGGAGTTTGAACGCATTGCAGTTTCCCTCAGG TATACACATTTGCGTTACGGACATGCACACCCAACCAGGCGTTGCCGACAAGTTCATAAATGACTTTAAAGCGTGTGTCGCTGAAATCATGAAGGATCCTGGTCAACCCGTCGAGGGTAAAATGGCAATTTATGGCGTGGCTCAGGCCATACCTGATCGCTCAGTGGTGGGTGATGTGGCGCGTGCTTTTCTCAACAGCATGTACTTCACGCCAGCCAGGAATTGA
- the GstS1 gene encoding glutathione S-transferase S1 isoform X1 gives MADEAQAPPAAEEAPPAEEAPPAEGAEGAPAEAAADAPPAEPIKHSYTLFYFNVKALAEPLRYLFAYGGIEYEDVRVTRDEWPALKPTMPMGQMPVLEVDGKRVHQSISMARFLARTVGLNGATPWEDLQIDIVVDTINDFRLSSEQFVSYEPEDDIKEKKLVTLNTEVIPFYLEKLEQTVKDNEGHFSLGKITWADVYFAGIIDYMNYMVKRDLLEQYPALKAVVDEVNALEPIKAWIEKRPVTEV, from the exons atggcCGATGAAGCACAAGCACCACCAGCAGCCGAGGAAGCGCCACCAGCAGAGGAGGCGCCACCAGCAGAGGGTGCCGAGGGCGCGCCCGCCGAAGCGGCCGCTGATGCGCCACCCGCTGAACCCATCAAACACTCCTACACCCTCTTCTACTTCAATGTGAAAGCATTGGCTGAGCCGCTACGTTATTTATTCGCATACGGCGGCATCGAGTACGAAGATGTGCGTGTCACGCGTGACGAGTGGCCGGCACTCAAGCCGA CAATGCCCATGGGTCAAATGCCAGTACTGGAAGTTGATGGCAAACGTGTACATCAGAGCATTTCGATGGCCCGCTTTTTGGCTCGTACAGTTGGTCTGAACGGTGCCACACCGTGGGAGGATCTACAAATCGATATTGTTGTTGATACCATCAACGATTTCCGTCTAAGTAGCGAACAAT TCGTCTCCTATGAACCTGAGGATGATATCAAAGAGAAGAAACTCGTAACACTCAATACCGAAGTCATTCCATTCTATTTGGAAAAATTGGAACAGACTGTTAAGGATAATGAGGGACACTTCTCATTGGGAAAG ATAACATGGGCCGATGTCTACTTCGCCGGTATCATCGATTACATGAACTACATGGTAAAGCGTGATCTGTTAGAGCAATATCCAGCGCTGAAGGCTGTCGTTGATGAAGTCAACGCATTGGAACCGATCAAGGCCTGGATCGAGAAGAGACCCGTGACTGAAGTTTaa
- the GstS1 gene encoding glutathione S-transferase S1 isoform X2 encodes MADEAQAPPAAEEAPPAEEAPPAEGAEGAPAEAAADAPPAEPIKHSYTLFYFNVKALAEPLRYLFAYGGIEYEDVRVTRDEWPALKPTMPMGQMPVLEVDGKRVHQSISMARFLARTVGLNGATPWEDLQIDIVVDTINDFRLKIAVVSYEPEDDIKEKKLVTLNTEVIPFYLEKLEQTVKDNEGHFSLGKITWADVYFAGIIDYMNYMVKRDLLEQYPALKAVVDEVNALEPIKAWIEKRPVTEV; translated from the exons atggcCGATGAAGCACAAGCACCACCAGCAGCCGAGGAAGCGCCACCAGCAGAGGAGGCGCCACCAGCAGAGGGTGCCGAGGGCGCGCCCGCCGAAGCGGCCGCTGATGCGCCACCCGCTGAACCCATCAAACACTCCTACACCCTCTTCTACTTCAATGTGAAAGCATTGGCTGAGCCGCTACGTTATTTATTCGCATACGGCGGCATCGAGTACGAAGATGTGCGTGTCACGCGTGACGAGTGGCCGGCACTCAAGCCGA CAATGCCCATGGGTCAAATGCCAGTACTGGAAGTTGATGGCAAACGTGTACATCAGAGCATTTCGATGGCCCGCTTTTTGGCTCGTACAGTTGGTCTGAACGGTGCCACACCGTGGGAGGATCTACAAATCGATATTGTTGTTGATACCATCAACGATTTCCGTCTAA AAATTGCAGTCGTCTCCTATGAACCTGAGGATGATATCAAAGAGAAGAAACTCGTAACACTCAATACCGAAGTCATTCCATTCTATTTGGAAAAATTGGAACAGACTGTTAAGGATAATGAGGGACACTTCTCATTGGGAAAG ATAACATGGGCCGATGTCTACTTCGCCGGTATCATCGATTACATGAACTACATGGTAAAGCGTGATCTGTTAGAGCAATATCCAGCGCTGAAGGCTGTCGTTGATGAAGTCAACGCATTGGAACCGATCAAGGCCTGGATCGAGAAGAGACCCGTGACTGAAGTTTaa